A single window of Zootoca vivipara chromosome 17, rZooViv1.1, whole genome shotgun sequence DNA harbors:
- the TTC28 gene encoding tetratricopeptide repeat protein 28 isoform X3 has protein sequence MMKWQPRKKAYFRQGVALQYLGRHADALAAFASGLAQDPKSLQLLVGMVEAAMKSPMRESLEPTYQQLQKMKLDKSPFVVVSVVGQELLTAGHHGASVVVLEAALKIGTCSLKLRGSVFSALSSAYWSLGNTEKSAGYMQQDLDVAKTLGDQMGECRAHGNLGSAFFSKGNYREALTNHRHQLMLAMKLKDREAASSALSSLGHVYTAIGDYPNALASHKQCVLLAKQGKDDLSEARELGNMGAVYIAMGDFENAVQCHEQHLAIAKALGCRREEARAYSNLGSAYHYRRNFDKAMSYHNHVLELAQELEEKSIEMRAYAGLGHAARCMQDLERAKQYHGEQLGIAESLQDRAAQGRASSNLGIIHQMKGDYEAALKLHKVHLSIAQELNDYAAQGRAYGNMGNAYNALGLFDQAVKYHRQELQISMEVNDRASQASTHGNLAVAYQALGAHDRALQHYQNHLNIARELRDIQSEARALGNLGNFHCSRGEFAQAAPYYEQYLQLSPELQDMEGEGKVCHNLGYAHYCLGNYEEAVKYYEQDLALAKDLHDKLSQAKAYCNLGLAFKALACFGKAEECQKYLLSLAQSLSNAQAKFRALGNLGDLSICKKDVGGAVRFYEQQLSLAHQAADRRLEASAYAALGSAYRLLQKHDKALGYHTQELEVYQELGEALGECRAHGHLAAVYMALGKFTMAFKCYEEQLELGQKLKDPGIEAQVYGNMGITKMNMGAMEEAIGYFEQQLATLQQLSGTEAMLDRGRAFGSLGDCYEALGDFEEAVKYYEQYLSVAQSLNRVQDQVKAYRGLGNGHRAMGSLQQALVCFEKRLVVAHELGEAFDKAQAYGELGALHSQLGNSEQAISCLERQLGIAREMKDQALEGSAACGLGSIYQQMGEYDTALQYHQLDLQIAEETHNAACQGRAYGNLGLTYESLGTYERAVVYQEQHLSIAAQMNDLVAKTASYSSLGRTHHALQNYSQAVMYLQEGLRLAEQLGRREDEARIRHGLGLSLWASGNLEEAQHQLYRASALFETIRQEVQLSTDYKLSLFDLQTSSYQALQRVLVSLGHHDEALAVAERGRTRAFADLLVERQTGQQESDPYSPVTVDQVLEVVNGQRGLVLYYSLAAGHLYSWLLAPGAGILKFHECYLGEGPAEGSGDFQENTASLQAVTSSALEHLSSGVREALGVDSYYMRASASSETESEAGDIMDQQFEEMSHKLDSTSDPTGFLRMVSRNNLFNRSCQSMSSLFSGGGPASPTKEASSSSSSSLPRRLSSFSKSPLRSLYDLLIGPMEGGLMHSSGPVGRHRQLVLVLEGELYLIPFALLKGSSSNEYLYERFSLIAVPSLRALNPSAKSQAKKSPSAYGSSPAMAAVIGNPKLPPSVMDRWLWGPMPSAEEEAYAVAELLGCQPLVGSMATKERVMSALAQAECAHFATHVSWKLAALVLTPNAESLAAGSKGAFGNSYTIPESLRMQDDTSDAESISDCPPLQEFLLTAADVLDLRLPLKLVVLGSYQESNGKVTADGVIGLTRAFLAAGAHCVLVSLWPVPTAASKLFVHSFYTALLGGLKASAALGEAMKMVQSSKQFAHPSNWAGFMLIGSDVKLNSPSSLVGQALTDILQHPERARDALRVLLHLVEKSLQRIHSGQHNSMYTSQQSVENKVGGIPGWQALLTAVGFRLDPPASGLPAAVFFPTADPGDRLQQCSTTLQSLLGLPNAALQALCKLITASETGEQLISRAVKNMVGMLHQVLVQLQVGEKEQDFSLAPIQVSISVQLWRLPGCHEFLAALGFDLCEVGQEEVILKTGKQASRRTMHFALQTLLSLFDSTELPKRLSLDSSSSLESLASAQSISNPGPLGYQNPPFSPTCPDSLGSDAISVYSLNSITSSISFASKPECGVVEGGGSRGRLDPERPKNAYPQRAALPHGQLSSPGSAVPSKEEEDEEYEGFSIISNEPLATYQDRRQGLFSPDHSPSRTRKGRGVVVSVSSKGSVSSPNSPVKMTLIPSPNSPFQKVGKLASSDTGESDQSSTETDSTVKSQEENAAPLDPRELAQKILEETQSHLLAVEQLQRSSQLTQSSSSRSSSLDPLPRAPLLPTGRASSFRSSETSAFSRPQCSGHKGQASPAPLRPKPPARSSSLQKVSSGYSSPTTSEASNREEGAGSHSSQPSPSSEPQGVLLPGEQQPLLSSPFRLKYPSSPYSTHISKSPRNTSPSSGHHSPAGSTPSPALSYSSASSARSSPADAPSLDKLKMAAIDEKVQAIHNLKMFWQNAPQHPTGPLKIFRSSSGRRDVLSLLNLSPRHGKEEGADKLELKDLSAPRPLSSPQRAAPNGHTTPLAPPAQAPCPTSTPGPGRPARLPSGNGYKFLSPGRFFPSSKC, from the exons GCCTACTTCCGACAGGGTGTTGCCCTCCAGTACCTTGGGCGCCATGCCGATGCCCTGGCGGCCTTTGCCTCTGGCTTGGCTCAAGACCCCAAGAGTCTGCAGCTGCTGGTGGGGATGGTGGAAGCCGCCATGAAGTCTCCCATGCGAG AGTCCCTGGAGCCAACGTACCAGCAGCTGCAGAAGATGAAGCTGGACAAGAGCCCTTTTGTGGTGGTCTCTGTGGTTGGCCAGGAGCTGCTGACGGCCGGCCACCACGGGGCCTCAGTGGTGGTCCTGGAAGCGGCCTTGAAGATTGGGACATGCAGCCTGAAACTGAGGGGCTCTGTCTTCTCAGCCCTGAGCAGCGCCTACTGGTCCCTGGGCAACACCGAGAAGAGTGCGGGCTACATGCAGCAGGACTTGGACGTGGCCAAGACTTTAG GTGACCAGATGGGTGAATGCCGAGCTCACGGCAATTTGGGCTCTGCATTCTTCTCCAAAGGAAATTACCGGGAGGCCTTGACAAACCACAGACATCAGCTGATGCTTGCCATGAAACTCAAGGACAGAGAG GCAGCCTCCTCGGCCCTCAGCAGCCTGGGCCACGTCTACACGGCCATTGGGGACTACCCCAACGCCTTGGCCAGCCACAAGCAGTGCGTGCTCCTGGCCAAGCAAGGGAAGGACGATCTCTCCGAGGCCCGGGAGCTGGGCAACATGGGGGCCGTCTACATCGCCATGGGCGACTTTGAGAACGCCGTGCAGTGCCACGAGCAGCACCTGGCCATTGCCAAGGCCCTGGGCTGCCGGCGGGAGGAAGCCCGTGCCTACAGCAACCTGGGCAGCGCTTACCACTACCGCCGAAACTTTGACAAGGCCATGTCTTACCACAACCACGTTTTGGAGCTGGCccaggagctggaggagaagTCCATCGAGATGCGTGCCTACGCCGGCCTGGGCCACGCTGCCCGCTGCATGCAGGACCTGGAGCGGGCCAAGCAGTACCACGGGGAGCAGCTTGGCATTGCCGAGAGCCTGCAGGATCGAGCCGCCCAGGGGCGCGCCTCCTCCAACCTGG GGATCATCCATCAGATGAAGGGCGACTACGAGGCGGCCTTGAAGCTGCACAAGGTCCACCTTTCCATTGCGCAGGAGCTGAACGACTATGCGGCGCAGGGCCGGGCCTACGGGAATATGGGCAACGCCTACAACGCCTTGGGCCTCTTTGACCAGGCGGTCAAGTACCACCGGCAAGAGCTGCAGATCTCCATGGAGGTGAACGACCGAGCCTCCCAGGCCTCCACCCACGGCAACCTGGCAGTGGCCTACCAGGCCCTGGGCGCCCACGACCGGGCCCTGCAGCACTACCAGAACCACCTCAACATTGCCCGGGAGCTGCGGGACATCCAGAGTGAAGCCCGGGCCCTGGGCAACCTGGGGAACTTCCACTGCTCCCGGGGGGAGTTTGCCCAGGCAGCCCCCTACTATGAGCAGTACTTGCAGCTGTCCCCGGAGCTGCAGGACATGGAGGGCGAGGGCAAGGTGTGCCACAACCTGGGCTACGCCCACTACTGCCTGGGCAACTATGAGGAGGCCGTCAAGTACTACGAGCAAGACCTGGCACTCGCCAAGGACCTGCATGACAAGCTGAGCCAGGCCAAAGCCTACTGCAACCTGGGCCTGGCCTTCAAGGCACTGGCATGCTTTGGCAAGGCTGAGGAGTGCCAGAAGTACCTCCTGTCCCTGGCCCAGTCGCTCAGCAACGCCCAGGCCAAGTTCCGGGCGCTGGGCAACCTGGGCGACCTCTCCATTTGCAAGAAGGATGTGGGCGGTGCCGTCAGGTTCTACGAGCAGCAGCTGAGTCTGGCGCACCAGGCTGCGGACCGGAGGCTGGAGGCCAGCGCCTACGCAGCCCTGGGCTCGGCCTACCGCCTGCTGCAGAAGCATGACAAGGCCCTGGGCTACCACACGCAGGAGCTGGAGGTGTACCAGGAGCTGGGCGAGGCCCTGGGTGAGTGCCGCGCACACGGGCACCTGGCTGCTGTTTACATGGCCCTGGGCAAGTTTACCATGGCCTTCAAGTGCTACGAGGAGCAGCTGGAACTGGGGCAGAAGCTGAAGGACCCCGGCATTGAGGCCCAGGTCTACGGCAACATGGGCATCACCAAGATGAACATGGGCGCCATGGAGGAGGCCATCGGCTACTTTGAGCAGCAGCTGGCCACCCTTCAGCAGCTGAGTGGCACGGAGGCCATGCTGGACCGGGGAAGGGCCTTTGGGAGCCTGGGCGACTGCTACGAGGCCCTGGGCGACTTTGAGGAGGCCGTCAAGTACTACGAGCAGTACCTGTCTGTGGCACAGAGCCTGAACCGTGTGCAGGACCAGGTCAAGGCTTACCGGGGCCTGGGCAATGGGCACAG ggcaATGGGGAGCTTGCAGCAGGCCCTGGTGTGCTTTGAGAAGAGGCTGGTGGTAGCTCACGAGCTCGGGGAGGCATTTGACAAGGCCCAGGCCTACGGGGAGCTGGGCGCCCTGCACAGTCAGCTGGGCAACTCGGAGCAGGCCATCTCCTGCCTGGAGCGCCAGCTGGGCATCGCACGGGAGATGAAGGATCAGGCCCTGGAGGGGAGCGCCGCCTGCGGCTTGGGCAGCATCTACCAACAGATGGGCGAATACGACACGGCCCTGCAGTACCACCAGCTGGACCTCCAGATTGCCGAGGAGACCCACAACGCGGCCTGCCAGGGCCGGGCCTATGGCAACCTGGGCCTAACCTACGAGTCCCTTGGCACCTACGAGAGAGCAGTGGTCTACCAGGAGCAGCACCTGAGCATTGCGGCCCAGATGAATGACCTAGTGGCCAAAACTGCCTCCTACAGCAGCCTGGGCAGGACCCACCACGCCCTCCAGAACTACTCCCAAGCCGTGATGTACCTGCAGGAAG GGCTGAGGCTGGCAGAGCAGCTGGGCCGCAGGGAGGATGAAGCCAGGATCCGGCACGGCCTGGGCCTTTCGCTCTGGGCTAGTGGGAATCTGGAGGAGGCTCAGCACCAG CTCTACCGGGCTTCCGCTCTCTTTGAGACCATCCGGCAGGAGGTGCAGCTCAGCACAGACTACAAGCTCTCCCTCTTTGACCTCCAGACATCCTCCTACCAGGCCCTGCAGCGGGTGCTGGTGAGCCTAG GGCACCACGACGAGGCTCTGGCCGTGGCGGAGAGAGGCCGGACAAGAGCCTTCGCTGACCTGCTGGTGGAGCGTCAGACAGGCCAGCAGGAGTCGGACCCCTATTCCCCCGTGACGGTTGATCAGGTCCTGGAAGTAGTGAACGGGCAGCGGGGGCTGGTTCTGTACTATTCCTTGGCAGCAGGGCACCTTTACAGCTGGCTCCTGGCTCCTGGGGCAG GGATCTTGAAGTTCCACGAATGCTACCTGGGCGAGGGCCCGGCTGAGGGCTCTGGAGACTTCCAGGAGAACACTGCCAGCCTCCAGGCAGTCACCAGCTCAGCTCTGGAGCACCTCAGCTCTGGTGTGCGGGAAGCGCTGGGCGTGGACTCTTACTACATGCG AGCCTCAGCCAGCAGCGAAACTGAGAGTGAGGCAGGAGACATCATGGACCAGCAGTTTGAGGAGATGAGCCACAAGCTGGACTCCACCTCAGACCCCACTGGCTTCCTGAGGATGGTTAGCAGGAACAACCTCTTCAACAG GAGCTGCCAGAGCATGAGCAGCCTCTTCAGCGGAGGAGGCCCAGCGTCCCCAACCAaggaagcctcctcctcctcctcttcctccttgccccGCCGGCTCAGCTCCTTCAGCAAGTCCCCCCTGCGCTCCCTCTATGACCTGCTGATTGGGCCCATGGAAGGG ggccTGATGCACTCCAGTGGGCCGGTCGGCCGCCACCGGCAGCTTGTCCTGGTGCTGGAAGGGGAGCTGTATCTTATCCCTTTTGCGCTCCTCAAGGGCAGCTCCTCCAACGAGTACCTGTACGAGCGCTTCAGCCTCATTGCAGTGCCCTCCCTCCGCGCCCTGAACCCCAGCGCCAAG AGCCAGGCCAAGAAGAGTCCCTCAGCGTACGGCAGCTCCCCTGCCATGGCCGCCGTCATCGGCAACCCCAAGCTGCCCCCCTCGGTGATGGACCGCTGGCTGTGGGGGCCCATGCCCTCTGCCGAGGAGGAGGCCTATGCAGTCGCGGAGCTGCTGGGCTGCCAGCCCCTGGTGGGCAGCATGGCCACCAAGGAGCGGGTGATGAGCGCCCTAGCCCAGGCTGAGTGCGCCCACTTCGCCACCCACGTCTCGTGGAAGCTGGCCGCCCTGGTCCTGACGCCCAACGCCGAGAGCCTGGCAGCCGGCAGTAAAGGTGCCTTTGGTAACTCCTACACCATCCCAGAGTCTCTGCGCATGCAGGACGACACCAGCGACGCAGAGAGCATCTCCGACTGCCCACCCCTCCAGGAGTTCCTGCTCACGGCAGCCGACGTGCTGGACCTGCGCTTGCCTCTCAAGCTCGTGGTGCTGGGCTCCTACCAGGAGTCCAACGGCAAGGTCACGGCCGACGGTGTGATTGGGCTGACGAGAGCCTTCCTGGCGGCTGGCGCCCACTGCGTCCTGGTTTCCCTCTGGCCAGTGCCCACGGCCGCCTCCAagctgtttgtccacagcttcTACACGGCGCTTCTTGGCGGCCTCAAGGCCAGCGCAGCACTGGGGGAGGCCATGAAGATGGTGCAAAGCAGCAAGCAGTTTGCCCACCCCTCCAACTGGGCAG GCTTCATGCTGATTGGGAGCGACGTGAAACTGAACAGTCCTTCCTCTCTGGTTGGCCAAGCCCTGACCGACATCCTGCAGCACCCAGAGCGCGCCCGCGATGCCCTGCGGGTCCTTCTCCACCTG GTTGAGAAGTCCCTGCAACGGATCCACAGCGGGCAGCACAACTCCATGTACACCTCCCAGCAGAGTGTGGAGAACAAAGTGGGCGGCATCCCAGGCTGGCAGGCTCTGCTGACCGCGGTGGGCTTCCGGCTGGACCCCCCAGCCAGTGGGCTCCCCGCAGCTGTCTTCTTTCCCACCGCAGACCCCGGAGACCGCCTCCAGCAGTGCAGTACCACACTCCAGTCCCTGCTGG GTTTGCCCAATGCTGCCCTCCAAGCCCTCTGCAAGCTCATCACCGCCTCTGAGACGGGAGAGCAGCTCATCAGCCGG GCTGTTAAAAATATGGTAGGAATG CTCCATCAAGTCCTGGTGCAGCTCCAGGTGGGAGAGAAGGAGCAAGATTTCTCCTTGGCCCCCATCCAGGTCTCCATCAGCGTCCAGCTTTGGCGACTGCCAGGCTGCCACGAGTTCCTGGCAGCTCTAG gcttcgaCCTGTGTGAAGTTGGCCAGGAGGAGGTGATCCTGAAGACAGGCAAGCAGGCCAGCCGCCGGACGATGCACTTTGCTCTGCAGACTCTTCTCTCGCTTTTTG ACTCCACGGAGCTCCCCAAACGACTCAGCCTGGACAGCTCCTCCTCCCTCGAGTCGCTGGCTTCTGCTCAGTCCATCTCCAACCCTGGGCCGCTGGGCTACCAGAACCCGCCCTTCTCCCCGACATGCCCCGACAGCCTGGGCTCCGACGCCATCTCAGTCTACAGTCTCAACTCCATCAcgtcttccatcagctttgcttCCAAGCCCGAGTGTGGCGTGGTGGAAGGGGGCGGCTCCAGGGGGCGCCTGGACCCTGAGAGGCCCAAGAACGCCTATCCCCAAAGGGCTGCCCTGCCCCACGGACAGCTCTCGTCTCCAGGCAGTGCTGTCCCCAGCAAGGAGGAAGAAGACGAGGAGTATGAAGGCTTCTCTATCATCAGTAATGAGCCTCTGGCGACCTACCAGGACAGAAGGCAGGGGCTCTTTTCCCCTGACCACAGTCCCTCCCGGACTCGTAAAGGCAGAGGTGTTGTGGTCTCGGTCAGTTCCAAGGGGAGTGTCAGCTCTCCCAACTCCCCTGTGAAAATGACTCTTATTCCCAGCCCAAACTCCCCTTTCCAAAAAGTTGGGAAACTGGCCAGTTCAGACACTGGTGAGTCGGACCAGTCCAGCACTGAGACAGACAGCACCGTCAAGTCCCAGGAGGAGAATGCGGCACCGCTGGACCCTCGCGAGCTGGCCCAGAAGATCCTGGAGGAGACGCAGAGCCACCTCCTGGCCGTGGAGCAGCTGCAGCgcagcagccagctgacacagagcagcagcagccgcagcagcagcctagaccccctccccagagccccccTGCTGCCCACGGGGCGTGCCTCCTCCTTCCGCTCCTCAGAGACCAGCGCCTTCAGCAGGCCTCAGTGCTCTGGCCACAAGGGCCaggcctcccctgcccccctccgGCCAAAGCCCCCCGCCAGGAGCTCCTCCCTACAGAAAGTCAGCTCTGGCTATAGCAGCCCCACAACCTCCGAGGCATCCAACCGAGAGGAAGGGGCTGGCTCCCACAGCAGCCAGCCATCCCCCAGCTCCGAGCCTCAGGGGGTGTTGCTGCCCGGGGAGCAGCAGCCTCTGCTGTCCTCCCCCTTCCGGCTCAAATACCCCAGCTCCCCCTACAGCACCCACATTTCCAAGTCACCCAGGAACACCTCCCCCAGCTCAGGGCACCACTCCCCGGCAGGCAGCACCCCCTCGCCGGCTCTCTCCTACTCTTCTGCCAGCTCTGCCCGCTCCAGCCCTGCCGACGCCCCCTCCCTTGACAAACTCAAGATGGCCGCCATCGACGAGAAGGTGCAGGCCATCCACAACCTGAAGATGTTCTGGCAAAATGCCCCTCAGCACCCCACGGGGCCCCTCAAGATCTTCCGGAGCTCCTCGGGGAGGAGGGACGTCCTCAGCTTGCTGAACTTGTCTCCACGGCACGGCAAGGAGGAAGGGGCCGACAAACTGGAGCTGAAGGACTTATCTGCCCCTCGGCCACTTTCTTCCCCTCAGAGGGCTGCCCCCAATGGACACACCACTCCCCTGGCCCCCCCGGCACAGGCCCCATGCCCCACCAGCACCCCAGGCCCTGGGCGCCCTGCACGGCTGCCCTCTGGGAATGGCTACAAGTTCTTGTCGCCAGGacggttcttcccctcctccaagTGCTGA